A DNA window from Ranitomeya imitator isolate aRanImi1 chromosome 2, aRanImi1.pri, whole genome shotgun sequence contains the following coding sequences:
- the LOC138666822 gene encoding taste receptor type 2 member 40-like, which yields MFYANTIIPVTFHILFFITGVIGSLFIISVQFLDWLKTHQLGPVDLIIVFIGFVNLLLQGSFAFNEICSFLFVEFYVQVQIVNSMVVIMTSLAFSSLWCSTTLCFYYYVKIINLNGTIFYKLKSKLPVIVPCLLIFSIVTSWSVGLPSYWDIYRQSSHATDNVTYISTINLDFRSKCNCMFYVYMTQSAMAFTIILFTAGAIIKSLLKHMAQMKKNNEGFGHTRISAHISAARTVTSLLVLYLYFYGAQTVLYNTTQDVWSVIFTASFILVSSFPTANAIILIFGNRKLSNKLRYVLGVQSISGNSKVSVIS from the coding sequence ATGTTTTATGCCAACACCATTATTCCGGTAACGTTTCATATCCTTTTCTTTATTACTGGTGTGATTGGAAGTCTATTTATTATTTCAGTACAGTTTTTAGATTGGCTGAAAACCCATCAACTGGGCCCTGTTGACTTAATCATTGTCTTCATTGGCTTTGTGAACTTACTACTCCAAGGATCTTTTGCCTTTAATGAGATCTGTTCCTTTCTCTTTGTGGAATTTTATGTTCAGGTCCAGATAGTCAACTCGATGGTTGTTATTATGACTTCTTTGGCATTCTCCAGCCTCTGGTGCTCCACTACTCTGTGCTTCTACTATTACGTGAAGATAATCAATCTCAATGGGACAATATTCTACAAGCTGAAATCAAAGCTTCCAGTCATTGTTCCCTGCCTACTTATTTTCTCTATTGTCACATCTTGGTCCGTTGGACTCCCATCCTACTGGGACATTTACAGACAAAGTTCACATGCTACTGATAATGTCACATATATATCAACTATTAACCTGGATTTTAGGAGCAAATGCAAttgtatgttttatgtatataTGACACAATCTGCTATGGCTTTCACAATCATCCTCTTCACTGCTGGGGCCATCATCAAATCTCTTCTCAAGCACATGGCTCAAATGAAGAAAAACAATGAAGGTTTTGGACATACAAGGATATCAGCTCATATATCAGCCGCCAGAACTGTGACTTCTCTTCTTGTACTTTACCTATATTTCTATGGAGCTCagactgtgctatataatacaacACAAGATGTATGGAGTGTTATATTTACTGCTTCTTTTATCTTGGTCTCTAGTTTCCCAACAGCAAATGCTATTATTTTGATTTTCGGAAACAGAAAGCTATCAAACAAGTTGAGATATGTTTTAGGTGTACAATCGATTTCTGGCAATAGTAAAGTTTCTGTAATTTCATGA